From a single Nitrospinota bacterium genomic region:
- a CDS encoding zinc ribbon domain-containing protein: MPNYDHTCEKCKKDFVVEMKISEVDKKKVTCPECGSKKVSRNVTNNTFWSESIDRYNYSKTNN, from the coding sequence ATGCCTAATTACGATCATACTTGCGAAAAATGCAAAAAAGATTTCGTGGTCGAAATGAAAATTTCAGAAGTGGATAAAAAGAAAGTAACGTGTCCTGAATGTGGGTCAAAGAAGGTTTCGCGCAACGTGACCAACAACACATTTTGGAGCGAAAGCATAGATCGTTATAATTATTCGAAAACCAATAATTAA
- a CDS encoding radical SAM protein encodes MLTQVQPGIQKFPGRFGELVQLPLQRIHIELTNVCNFDCTFCPKQEMTRHYEYMDFERVCGIIDEIAEYNMAEKITFHVMGEPFMHPRFFEILDHAAQSGVKTGITTNGTYLDEEMAIKLEKVTASQVNISLQTPDEESFKTRKSRRMKFDEYHNRILKFIEGCLKQTKPPKIKVHFLNTSIKTEVPGEDWNVGTMSVINNTKELRKTFRYWAREVHKICPPLNEEKRQEVEKKIDKLSAFKWNVVEVAPNIHFETYILNTWGNAFTEGEKVVPSKTGYCSALTDHFAILCSGDLIYCCVDYDGKTKAGNVFENSITEIMNTQPVIDAVEGFQQNKVIHPHCQKCLGGSTWLKSLINSVGSIIIWKHLKKFFYKTS; translated from the coding sequence ATGTTGACCCAGGTTCAACCCGGCATTCAAAAATTTCCCGGTCGCTTTGGCGAATTGGTCCAGCTACCCTTGCAGCGCATACATATCGAGCTAACCAATGTTTGCAATTTTGACTGCACATTTTGCCCCAAGCAGGAAATGACCCGTCATTATGAATACATGGACTTTGAAAGGGTCTGTGGAATCATTGACGAGATCGCAGAATATAACATGGCGGAGAAAATTACCTTTCATGTGATGGGTGAACCTTTCATGCATCCCCGGTTCTTTGAAATTCTCGACCATGCTGCTCAATCAGGTGTAAAAACAGGAATCACCACTAATGGGACATACCTTGACGAAGAGATGGCGATCAAGCTTGAAAAAGTGACCGCATCACAGGTGAACATCTCACTTCAAACTCCCGACGAAGAGTCTTTCAAAACCAGAAAATCCAGGCGGATGAAATTCGATGAATATCACAATCGAATTTTGAAGTTCATTGAGGGTTGCCTGAAACAAACCAAGCCGCCAAAAATAAAGGTTCATTTCCTGAATACTTCTATCAAAACCGAGGTTCCGGGAGAAGACTGGAATGTAGGAACCATGAGTGTCATCAACAACACTAAAGAGTTGCGCAAAACCTTTCGTTACTGGGCCAGGGAAGTACACAAAATATGTCCGCCACTCAATGAAGAGAAACGGCAGGAAGTTGAGAAAAAAATAGACAAACTCTCTGCATTCAAATGGAACGTGGTTGAGGTTGCACCAAATATCCACTTTGAAACTTATATTTTAAATACCTGGGGCAACGCGTTTACTGAGGGAGAAAAAGTGGTTCCTTCTAAAACCGGTTATTGCAGTGCATTGACAGACCATTTTGCGATTCTTTGCAGCGGGGATTTAATTTATTGCTGTGTGGATTATGACGGCAAGACCAAAGCGGGAAACGTATTTGAAAACTCTATTACAGAAATCATGAATACCCAGCCGGTTATTGATGCTGTGGAAGGTTTTCAACAGAACAAGGTCATACACCCGCACTGCCAGAAATGCCTGGGTGGAAGCACCTGGTTAAAATCGCTTATAAATAGTGTCGGTTCAATCATTATCTGGAAACACCTCAAGAAATTCTTTTATAAAACAAGCTAA
- the cmoA gene encoding carboxy-S-adenosyl-L-methionine synthase CmoA yields the protein MTLCSSSGFPEGDFLFTFLNRCIISKRDTLFKKENVGSRFEFDGSVANVFDDMLERSVPMYHECQSLAVHWCAKFAQPNTSVYDLGCSTGTLLLKLAQLIDTNKNIELHGVDNSSAMLEKSRLKLSQSPVICKFHEADLNEEVPIQNASVVVMNYTLQFLLPENRVSLLKNIFNGLVPGGSLVLIEKIKSEIPELGRTFIDFHHQFKRDRGYSNLEISRKREALENVLIPLTVEENQGLIKKAGFKVVDLFFKWNNFAGFIALN from the coding sequence ATAACTCTTTGTTCCTCTTCCGGTTTTCCGGAAGGGGATTTTCTTTTTACCTTTCTTAACAGGTGCATCATTTCCAAAAGAGACACATTATTTAAAAAGGAAAATGTCGGCAGTCGTTTTGAGTTCGACGGATCTGTGGCAAACGTATTTGATGATATGTTGGAGCGAAGTGTACCAATGTATCACGAATGCCAGTCATTGGCAGTGCATTGGTGCGCAAAGTTTGCCCAGCCAAACACTTCTGTTTATGACCTGGGGTGTTCTACAGGAACCCTTCTCTTAAAATTAGCACAATTGATAGATACAAATAAGAATATTGAATTACATGGAGTGGACAACTCTTCGGCCATGCTGGAGAAATCCAGATTAAAACTCAGCCAGTCACCCGTTATTTGCAAATTCCATGAAGCGGATCTGAATGAGGAAGTTCCCATCCAAAATGCATCTGTGGTGGTGATGAACTACACCCTTCAGTTTTTATTGCCGGAAAACAGGGTATCGCTGTTAAAGAATATCTTTAATGGACTGGTTCCTGGAGGATCGCTCGTTCTTATTGAAAAAATAAAGAGCGAAATTCCCGAACTGGGCAGGACATTCATAGACTTTCATCACCAGTTCAAGCGGGACCGAGGGTATTCAAACCTTGAAATTTCCCGCAAACGGGAAGCATTGGAAAATGTCCTCATCCCTCTAACTGTTGAGGAAAATCAAGGTCTCATTAAAAAAGCCGGGTTCAAGGTCGTAGACCTGTTTTTTAAATGGAACAACTTTGCCGGATTTATTGCTTTGAACTAG
- the malQ gene encoding 4-alpha-glucanotransferase encodes MSQQNKSRCSGILLHITSLPSKYGVGDFGPSAYEFVDMLKLSGQAIWQILPINPTSFGNSPYSCTSAFAINPLFVSPELMLRDGYLEESDLEVDFECSPHRVQYSPVLDFKIQLLTKSYTRFSRRVDKNEFEKFCAAHSYWLEDFSLFSVLKKYFDGHSWGEWPQGIKTRNTVEKYIARLGDLVEQEKYIQFVLFRQWNELQEYCKKNGVRIFGDVALYVNHDSADVWANPEFFKLDQNMEPVVVAGVPPDYFSETGQRWGNPVFDWDTLRENDFLWWLERMKHNLKLFDLIRIDHFRGFLAAWEIPASDITAENGRWQQCPGVEFFTRIQKEFESIPVIAEDLGVITDDVKEAMTQFGFPGMKVLIFAFDGDMEQNPYAPNNHVKNCFLYTGTHDCNTIRGWFDGELGNEGKINLETALEKQVDSGHVAEEMITLAMRSIADTVVLPLQDVLGLGNEARMNRPGTTENNWEWRLLPGQWSEDDAKNLADITKAHDRY; translated from the coding sequence ATGTCACAGCAGAATAAATCTCGATGCAGTGGAATTCTTCTTCATATTACTTCTCTGCCATCAAAGTATGGTGTGGGAGATTTTGGGCCCTCAGCCTATGAGTTTGTTGATATGCTCAAGTTGTCAGGTCAGGCTATCTGGCAGATTCTTCCAATAAACCCTACGTCATTTGGAAACTCACCATATAGCTGTACTTCAGCATTTGCGATCAACCCTTTGTTTGTCAGCCCGGAACTTATGCTTCGTGATGGATATCTGGAAGAAAGTGACTTGGAAGTTGATTTCGAGTGTTCTCCCCATAGGGTTCAATACTCTCCTGTTTTGGATTTTAAGATTCAGCTACTGACAAAAAGCTACACAAGATTTAGCAGACGTGTGGATAAAAATGAATTTGAAAAGTTTTGCGCTGCCCACTCTTATTGGCTGGAAGATTTCAGCCTTTTTTCTGTTCTCAAAAAATATTTCGATGGGCATTCCTGGGGTGAATGGCCACAGGGTATTAAAACAAGAAATACAGTTGAAAAGTATATTGCAAGATTGGGTGACCTTGTTGAGCAGGAAAAATATATTCAGTTTGTTTTGTTCAGACAATGGAATGAATTGCAGGAATATTGCAAGAAGAATGGCGTTCGTATATTTGGCGATGTAGCCCTTTACGTTAATCATGACAGTGCTGATGTCTGGGCAAATCCTGAGTTTTTTAAACTTGACCAGAACATGGAACCTGTTGTTGTTGCCGGGGTTCCACCTGACTACTTTAGTGAAACAGGACAACGATGGGGTAATCCCGTTTTTGATTGGGATACTCTTCGTGAGAATGATTTCCTTTGGTGGCTTGAAAGAATGAAGCATAACCTGAAATTGTTTGACCTGATTCGTATAGATCATTTTAGAGGTTTCCTCGCTGCCTGGGAGATACCCGCCAGCGATATAACCGCAGAAAATGGACGTTGGCAGCAATGCCCAGGAGTTGAGTTTTTCACAAGAATACAAAAGGAGTTTGAGTCCATTCCTGTTATTGCCGAGGACCTGGGTGTGATTACTGATGATGTTAAAGAGGCAATGACTCAGTTTGGGTTTCCTGGTATGAAAGTTTTAATTTTTGCTTTTGATGGGGATATGGAACAAAATCCTTATGCTCCAAATAATCATGTGAAGAACTGTTTTCTTTATACGGGAACGCATGATTGCAATACCATACGTGGTTGGTTTGATGGGGAACTGGGGAATGAAGGAAAAATCAATTTGGAAACAGCTTTGGAAAAACAGGTGGACTCTGGTCACGTTGCTGAGGAAATGATAACACTTGCAATGAGATCAATTGCCGATACGGTTGTTCTTCCACTCCAGGATGTGCTGGGACTGGGGAATGAGGCACGCATGAATCGCCCGGGAACTACTGAAAACAATTGGGAGTGGAGATTGCTTCCGGGGCAATGGTCAGAAGATGACGCGAAGAACCTTGCTGATATAACAAAAGCCCATGACAGGTATTAA
- a CDS encoding ABC-F family ATP-binding cassette domain-containing protein: MVIASNLQKSFGPQVLFEDVSFLINKGERVGLVGKNGTGKSTLFKMILGQERQDSGTLSTPKGYRVGALDQHIHFTHSTVLEECITALPAEKQWDHYKAEIILSGLGFSEADFQKDPTTFSGGFQVRINLCKALLADPNMLLLDEPTNYLDILSLRWLKDYLNKWPGEMILITHDRDFMDKVTTHTLGLHRKQAKKVKGDTIKYYEMIIQEEETYEQTRKNLENKRKEMQLLVDRFRAKASKASMAQSRLKMMEKMGTMEKLETEKNLGFRFNHLPCPGKTIMNIKDLSFSYDGNPVNNIFSGLNFSIGRKDRIGIIGANGKGKSTLLNCLAEELTPTSGSINRHPSTRPGHFGQTNIDRLEPKNRVLDEILRSNPNLSLQAAHSICGAMMFDGDLSKKKVSVLSGGERSRVLLGKIISHPTNLLLLDEPSHHLDVESIESLIEELNDYQGALVIVTHSELILKTLAKNLIIFHKGNAEYFHGGYEDFLEKVGWEGEPMAEKKAKTKINKKEARKLRALERQKIQAGQ; the protein is encoded by the coding sequence ATGGTAATAGCTAGCAATCTGCAAAAATCTTTTGGCCCGCAAGTTCTTTTTGAAGATGTGTCTTTTCTCATCAATAAAGGAGAACGGGTTGGATTGGTTGGTAAAAACGGGACAGGAAAATCTACTCTGTTCAAAATGATTCTGGGGCAGGAAAGGCAGGACTCTGGGACACTTTCAACACCTAAAGGATACAGGGTTGGAGCATTGGACCAGCACATCCATTTCACTCATTCTACTGTGCTTGAAGAATGTATTACGGCCCTTCCGGCTGAAAAACAGTGGGATCATTATAAGGCCGAGATCATTCTTTCTGGACTCGGCTTTTCCGAAGCAGACTTCCAAAAAGATCCCACCACCTTCAGCGGTGGATTCCAGGTAAGAATTAATCTCTGCAAGGCGTTATTAGCTGATCCCAACATGCTTTTACTTGATGAGCCTACTAACTATCTCGATATTCTATCGCTTCGCTGGCTCAAGGACTATTTGAATAAATGGCCTGGGGAAATGATACTGATCACACATGATCGTGACTTTATGGATAAGGTCACCACCCACACATTGGGTTTGCATCGTAAACAAGCCAAAAAAGTCAAGGGAGACACGATCAAATACTATGAAATGATCATTCAAGAAGAGGAAACCTACGAACAAACCCGTAAAAACCTTGAGAACAAGCGCAAGGAAATGCAATTGCTGGTAGACAGGTTTCGAGCTAAAGCTTCCAAAGCCTCCATGGCTCAGTCTCGATTGAAGATGATGGAAAAAATGGGAACCATGGAAAAACTGGAAACTGAGAAAAACCTTGGCTTCAGGTTTAACCACCTCCCCTGTCCGGGAAAAACTATCATGAACATTAAGGACCTGTCTTTCTCATACGATGGCAACCCGGTAAACAATATATTCTCAGGACTTAACTTTTCTATTGGCCGGAAGGACCGTATAGGAATCATTGGAGCTAATGGAAAAGGAAAGTCAACTTTATTAAATTGCCTCGCAGAAGAGTTGACCCCTACCTCAGGTTCCATTAACCGGCATCCTTCAACCCGTCCGGGGCACTTTGGTCAAACAAATATTGACCGGCTCGAACCTAAAAACAGGGTCTTGGATGAAATCTTGCGTTCCAATCCGAATCTTTCCCTGCAAGCTGCTCACAGTATTTGCGGCGCTATGATGTTTGATGGAGATTTAAGTAAAAAGAAAGTGAGCGTGTTATCTGGAGGAGAGAGAAGCCGGGTTTTGTTAGGAAAAATTATCTCCCACCCGACAAACCTTTTACTGCTGGATGAACCTTCTCATCATTTGGATGTAGAGTCCATTGAATCCCTGATTGAAGAACTCAATGATTACCAAGGTGCATTGGTGATTGTTACCCATTCCGAACTTATTCTCAAAACCCTTGCCAAAAATTTAATCATTTTCCACAAAGGCAACGCAGAATACTTTCATGGCGGATATGAAGATTTTCTCGAAAAAGTGGGTTGGGAAGGAGAACCGATGGCCGAGAAAAAGGCAAAAACCAAAATAAATAAAAAAGAAGCACGAAAACTACGCGCTCTGGAGCGCCAGAAAATTCAAGCAGGTCAATAA
- a CDS encoding CBS domain-containing protein, with amino-acid sequence MFLMIVDEIMTRKVITIKSDHTLFKAQELMVKNSIRHLPVVHSKNLEGIITESDIRGAFISKSSGPTKIKVLDPKKMKVSDYMTRNPQTVAPDTNVEDAALLIYKNKIGSLPVIEKNKLVGIVSILDMLGLFIDLMGIIHSSSRVDVIMGKEPKNFETVSKIIHDQGLNIISVGMAPYAKNKKKQVYFFRLDLCETAPLVKKIEKAGFKVLNAID; translated from the coding sequence ATGTTTCTAATGATCGTCGATGAAATAATGACTCGCAAGGTCATCACTATTAAGTCTGATCACACTCTTTTTAAAGCTCAGGAATTAATGGTCAAGAACTCTATCCGCCATTTGCCGGTAGTCCACAGCAAAAACCTTGAAGGCATTATTACTGAGAGTGATATTCGCGGGGCATTTATCTCCAAGTCCTCAGGCCCTACAAAGATAAAGGTCCTCGACCCGAAGAAAATGAAAGTCTCGGACTATATGACCCGCAACCCACAAACCGTAGCCCCTGACACAAATGTGGAAGATGCAGCGCTCTTGATTTATAAAAATAAGATCGGTTCGCTTCCCGTAATAGAAAAAAACAAGCTGGTGGGCATCGTCTCAATCCTTGATATGCTGGGGTTGTTCATCGACCTGATGGGCATTATCCATTCCAGCTCAAGAGTCGATGTCATAATGGGCAAAGAACCTAAAAATTTCGAAACCGTGTCAAAAATCATCCACGATCAGGGATTGAATATCATAAGCGTTGGCATGGCCCCTTATGCAAAAAACAAGAAGAAACAGGTGTATTTCTTTCGACTCGATTTATGCGAAACAGCCCCGCTGGTCAAAAAAATCGAGAAAGCCGGGTTTAAGGTGTTAAACGCTATAGATTAA
- a CDS encoding 2-isopropylmalate synthase: MQPEKLIIFDTTLRDGEQCPGASLNIKEKLEIARQLALLKVDVIEAGFPVASPGDFESVKQIAEEIRGSKIAGLSRALEKDIEATTRALENAESPRIHIFLSTSKVHRDHMVEKAKGEIIEMGVKAIQFARKYFDDVEFSPMDATRTEKDFLVDVTREVISAGATTVNIPDTVGYTVPEEFAELIRHLKSNVPNIDQAVISVHCHNDLGLAVANSIAAVQAGARQIECTINGIGERAGNAAMEEVVMAVRTRKDFFNSVYTGIETKHIQPCSKLVSSLTGFFVQRNKAIVGKNAFAHESGIHQHGFLKRKDTFEIMDPADIGGEESELVMGKHSGRNALQSKVQELGYTLDQDELDRLFQEFKVLADEKKEIFEDDFHTLIQKQKFSVEQQNTYELGSMQCEFESGKVPEAMVNLVSIDKQEHTASASGDGPVDAIYNAIDKITGLSCKLLDYQVMAKTKGQDAQGEVTVRVKHEKREILGKGAGVNTLEASALAYLNAINKLLLKTKSGPVEGSELPGP, translated from the coding sequence ATGCAACCCGAGAAACTCATCATCTTCGACACCACTTTAAGAGACGGGGAACAATGCCCCGGTGCCAGCTTGAACATCAAGGAAAAACTTGAGATCGCCCGGCAACTAGCTTTGCTTAAAGTAGATGTTATCGAAGCAGGATTTCCGGTTGCTTCTCCAGGAGACTTCGAATCGGTAAAGCAAATCGCTGAAGAAATCCGTGGCTCAAAAATCGCGGGACTTTCACGCGCACTGGAAAAAGATATTGAAGCGACAACCAGAGCCCTGGAAAACGCCGAATCTCCGAGAATTCATATTTTCCTATCTACATCAAAAGTACACCGAGACCATATGGTTGAAAAAGCAAAAGGAGAGATTATTGAAATGGGAGTGAAGGCAATACAATTTGCCCGCAAGTATTTCGATGACGTTGAGTTCTCTCCTATGGATGCAACTCGAACCGAAAAGGATTTTCTCGTTGATGTGACGCGAGAAGTCATTTCAGCCGGTGCCACAACTGTCAATATTCCAGATACAGTGGGATATACCGTCCCAGAAGAGTTTGCCGAGCTCATCCGGCACTTAAAATCCAACGTACCGAATATAGATCAGGCTGTTATCAGCGTACATTGCCATAACGATCTTGGGCTGGCTGTTGCCAATTCAATTGCTGCTGTGCAAGCTGGTGCAAGGCAGATTGAATGCACCATTAACGGTATTGGTGAGCGTGCCGGAAATGCAGCCATGGAAGAAGTGGTCATGGCTGTAAGAACCAGGAAGGATTTTTTCAACTCTGTCTACACAGGTATCGAAACCAAACATATCCAGCCTTGCAGTAAACTTGTGAGCAGCTTGACGGGGTTCTTTGTTCAACGCAATAAGGCGATAGTCGGGAAAAATGCTTTTGCACATGAATCAGGCATTCACCAGCATGGCTTTCTGAAACGCAAAGATACTTTTGAAATCATGGATCCCGCAGATATTGGCGGCGAGGAATCTGAACTGGTCATGGGTAAACACTCTGGAAGAAATGCCCTGCAAAGTAAAGTACAGGAATTAGGATATACGCTGGATCAGGACGAACTGGACAGGCTGTTTCAGGAGTTCAAAGTTCTTGCTGACGAGAAAAAGGAAATTTTTGAAGACGACTTTCACACCCTCATTCAGAAACAAAAATTTTCTGTGGAACAACAAAACACTTACGAACTTGGTTCCATGCAATGTGAGTTTGAATCTGGAAAGGTTCCTGAGGCAATGGTAAACCTGGTTAGCATTGATAAACAGGAACATACCGCCAGTGCCAGTGGCGATGGTCCGGTAGATGCAATTTATAATGCCATTGATAAAATCACCGGCCTCAGTTGCAAACTCCTGGATTACCAGGTCATGGCTAAAACAAAAGGGCAGGATGCGCAGGGAGAAGTCACCGTTCGCGTCAAGCACGAAAAAAGGGAAATACTGGGAAAAGGGGCCGGTGTTAATACACTTGAAGCCAGCGCATTGGCTTATTTGAATGCGATCAACAAACTTCTTTTAAAGACCAAGTCTGGCCCGGTCGAAGGAAGTGAACTTCCAGGACCGTAA
- a CDS encoding glycogen/starch/alpha-glucan phosphorylase, protein MIEKIKHEPGRITREALKLWFKHHLKYTLVDDKYSATKVDHFISLALSVRDHLVNKWLQTQQSYYEKNVKRVYYFSMEFLIGRLLTNNLINLGIYDEYKMALEELGHIINELEESEVEAGLGNGGLGRLAACFLDSIATLGIPGYGYGIRYEFGIFYQKIIQGYQVETADNWLRVGNPWEIPRPRSLFPVKFYGRVETSQNSQGEKEHKWIDTQDVMAMAYDIPVPGYKNNTVNNLRLWSARSSRELDLEYFQAGDYFQAVQNKHESEIISKVLYPADHNQLGKELRFKQEYFFVSASLSDIIRRYKKRHANFDEFSNKVAIQLNDTHPALAIAELMRILVDSEKLSWDKAWETTVKTFAFTNHTILPEAMEKWSLELFGRVLPRHLDIIFQINQEFMDQVQEKYPGDLGKMNRMSLIEENHTKYIRMANLSIIGSHSTNGVAELHSSILKDKVFSDFHEMFPGRFNNKTNGITPRRWLKGCNPELSKLITEYIGDSWVRDLTELKKLQDHIDDSHLVDRWKKIKSDNKKKLAKYIQKNLSVEISPDSLFETQIKRIHEYKRQVLCALHAIALYNRIRKDPESFKISRSIMFSGKAAPGYAMAKLIIKFISSVADTINSDTSLRGKLKVLFLPNYSVTLAENIIPASDLSVQISTAGMEASGTGNMKLSLNGALTVGTLDGANIEIMEEVGKENIFIFGLNAQEVMEKKQAGYRPREIYEQNQELREVLDMIRKGYFLGQQPALFQPILENLLDHGDPYMVLADFQSFCDIQDQISHAYADLDTWTKKSIINVSQMGKFSSDRSIRQYAEQIWNVPITPQS, encoded by the coding sequence ATGATTGAAAAAATTAAACACGAACCCGGGAGAATAACCCGGGAAGCTCTCAAACTCTGGTTCAAACACCACCTTAAGTACACCCTGGTCGACGATAAATATTCAGCGACAAAAGTGGACCATTTCATCAGCCTGGCTCTATCGGTTCGGGATCACCTGGTCAACAAATGGCTCCAGACCCAGCAATCGTATTACGAAAAAAACGTGAAAAGGGTGTATTACTTTTCCATGGAATTTTTGATTGGTCGATTGCTGACCAACAACCTGATCAACCTTGGAATTTATGATGAATATAAAATGGCCTTGGAGGAGTTGGGGCATATTATTAATGAATTGGAAGAATCTGAAGTAGAAGCCGGTCTGGGAAATGGAGGACTTGGACGTCTTGCGGCCTGCTTTCTAGACTCCATCGCCACACTGGGAATTCCAGGATATGGGTATGGCATTCGCTACGAGTTTGGGATTTTTTATCAAAAAATTATCCAGGGTTATCAGGTCGAAACAGCTGACAACTGGCTGCGGGTGGGAAACCCCTGGGAAATCCCACGTCCACGCTCACTGTTCCCTGTTAAGTTTTATGGCCGTGTAGAAACAAGCCAAAATTCACAAGGCGAAAAAGAGCATAAATGGATCGACACCCAGGATGTCATGGCCATGGCTTATGACATTCCTGTTCCGGGATATAAAAATAACACGGTCAACAACCTTCGCTTATGGAGCGCACGTTCCAGTCGAGAGTTGGATTTGGAGTATTTCCAGGCCGGAGATTATTTTCAAGCAGTGCAAAATAAACATGAGAGCGAAATCATTTCCAAAGTATTGTATCCGGCTGATCATAATCAATTAGGAAAAGAGTTACGATTTAAACAGGAGTATTTTTTCGTTTCAGCATCCCTAAGCGATATTATCCGGCGGTATAAGAAAAGGCACGCCAACTTTGATGAGTTTAGCAACAAAGTTGCCATCCAGTTGAATGATACACATCCCGCATTAGCGATTGCCGAACTAATGCGCATTCTGGTCGATTCCGAAAAACTTTCCTGGGACAAGGCCTGGGAGACAACTGTCAAAACATTTGCGTTCACAAACCACACCATACTTCCGGAGGCCATGGAAAAGTGGTCATTAGAATTATTCGGAAGAGTCTTACCCAGACATCTCGACATTATCTTTCAAATCAACCAGGAGTTTATGGATCAGGTTCAGGAAAAATATCCAGGCGACCTGGGCAAGATGAATAGAATGTCATTGATCGAAGAGAACCATACAAAATATATACGTATGGCAAATTTATCAATCATTGGAAGTCACTCCACAAACGGAGTAGCGGAATTACATTCAAGCATATTGAAGGATAAAGTTTTTTCTGACTTTCATGAAATGTTTCCCGGTCGGTTTAACAATAAAACCAATGGCATCACCCCCCGTCGCTGGCTGAAAGGATGCAATCCAGAATTATCCAAACTGATTACAGAATATATAGGAGACTCATGGGTCAGGGATTTAACAGAATTGAAAAAACTGCAGGATCATATTGACGATTCACATCTAGTTGATCGGTGGAAGAAGATTAAATCCGATAATAAAAAGAAACTGGCAAAATACATTCAGAAGAACTTAAGTGTTGAAATAAGTCCAGACTCCCTCTTTGAAACACAGATCAAGCGAATTCATGAATATAAAAGACAGGTGTTATGCGCACTTCATGCCATCGCACTTTATAATCGAATACGTAAAGACCCGGAGAGCTTTAAAATATCAAGAAGCATTATGTTTTCAGGTAAAGCCGCCCCCGGTTATGCAATGGCCAAGCTAATCATTAAGTTCATCAGCAGTGTTGCAGATACTATCAATAGCGATACGAGCTTACGTGGAAAACTAAAAGTTTTATTTCTACCAAATTACTCCGTAACTCTGGCGGAAAATATTATCCCCGCTTCAGACCTTTCTGTGCAAATTTCGACCGCTGGCATGGAAGCATCCGGTACTGGCAACATGAAACTATCTCTCAATGGGGCTTTAACTGTAGGAACGCTGGATGGTGCAAATATAGAAATCATGGAGGAAGTGGGTAAAGAAAATATCTTCATCTTTGGTTTGAACGCCCAGGAAGTCATGGAGAAAAAACAAGCTGGTTATCGCCCCAGAGAAATTTATGAGCAAAATCAGGAGCTTCGGGAAGTACTAGACATGATTCGGAAAGGTTATTTCTTAGGCCAACAGCCAGCTCTGTTCCAACCCATTCTGGAGAATCTATTGGACCATGGAGATCCTTATATGGTTTTGGCAGATTTCCAGTCGTTCTGCGACATTCAAGACCAAATAAGCCATGCTTATGCAGATTTAGATACATGGACAAAAAAATCCATTATCAATGTATCGCAGATGGGAAAGTTTTCCAGCGACCGATCAATAAGACAGTATGCTGAACAAATTTGGAATGTACCCATTACCCCACAAAGCTAA